The Hermetia illucens chromosome 2, iHerIll2.2.curated.20191125, whole genome shotgun sequence genomic interval CTTGATGACAAATCACTATGAATCCCTGAGATTTGCAGTTGGGAAGCTCTCCCAGATGTTGAcggtttgaaaaatttagttaaCGTTGTCTTACTTACTTTAAGATTTCTCGATTTGTACAATTCTCGATAACATTCAACACTTTTACTTATTGAAAAGGACACCGTCTGCCTTCTTTCGTTGTCTCGGTCATCCTCCAAATACTCCAACGCCTTCTCAATATGTtcccaaaaatttggaaaatttttttggttggaaaGTCTTTTTTCCCCCTCGTCTAAATTTTGTTGTACCAATTCTATCGTCATCTGTTACAATATTCAACAATTcttcgctggaaagtggcactTCAAATGtatcctcttcatcgatttcatcaAAGCCTATTGTTGTCGCAATCTCAAGAATTTCTCTGTTGATTTCTGAATCGTTGTCGATAGCAATGCCAGAAGGAGACTCAACCGCTTCTGGCCAGATTTTACGCCAGGCTTTGTTCATTGTGCCACTAGTTACCTCTTTTCTTTGGTTGAAAGCTGCATGTCCAGGAGCATTATCGAGTAATAACAAAATCTTGTGCGATAAATTGTTCTTCTTACAGTTTTCTTTGACTCCCGCACAAAATTCATTTCCAAACCATTCAGTGAATAACGCGGAAGTTACCCAAGCCTTTTTATTATGTCTCCAAATAACTGACAGCGTGTTTTTCGAAATACTTTTAAGTCCCTCGGATTTTCCGAATGGTACACCAGTAGAGGGTTCAGTTTGAAATTGCCAGCGGCATTTCTGCGCAAAACAAGCGTAAGCCTGTCTTTGGAGGCTTTGAAGCCACTTTTATCAGTGATTATCTGAATTTGGGGAACTTTGGAAGATATACTTGAAAAACTCCGAATATAAAAGAGCAGTGATGACTACTGATACGTTAGCTTGCGGAAATtggtatttccaaattttcattcTACTGCGATACTACGTTCTGAATCGAAATGTGCTCTGTTGTTGATTACTTAAAGCCAGTTCTGTGCTAAAAAGCATTTAATTTAGTGAAATTGTTCATGCGATTTCACCAATATTCTAAACAATTCTTCCTTGAGGTGTTTGCAATAGTCataccggttttctggagaaaaatACCAGATTTTGTTATACTGTCACCTCAAAGCAATCGCAGCTTcttatataattataataattcatTCGTAGAAAGAATGTTTATCACAAAATATTGTTGCTATGAAACTAATTCAAACTCAATTCAATTGCAGTCGTTCTTATAACAATATCAATACTAACAGCAATTGGAGCATGGTTCTGGCTACGCGATCCGAAAACATCAATTGTACCTTTGAGCGAGTCATTGTGCAACCACCCAGTATTCTTTTGTGCAACTCTAACTCTCAGTAAGTAAAATGTATTTTGCCTTTTTAAGATGCGTTGAGAAAACCGAGCATTCTTCTATTTTCTCGCTATACACTTATTGTactcaataaaataaatgcagTTTTCATTCCAGTTGCACTCTTCATGTTTGGCATTCACAAATTGGTCATTGCACCCCAAATAATCACATCACGAATGCGCCTTGTGCTTGCTGATTTTAATATGAGCTGCGATGACACGGGAAAATTAATTCTAAAGCCACGGCCCAATAACAATTGAATGGAAAGAAGGATGAAAAAAATCGTGTAAATTGTCGGGAAACAGAAACTACTATGATACGTACTAAATTAAAAAAGGACGAGAATCAGAAAGCGAAACAACATTATTTCTACAGCTGCTAACACACAAATGTGGAGAACGTACACCAATCTCTGATCGTGACAAAAATCGTATCTGCAAATAGTATTGTACATACTACACTTCAAAGTTAGAAAATAAATggataaataatttgaattaaaaaacgCGAGTTTCAATGTTtgatatttttctttgtttcatCATATTTGCATCTGTTTTTTCCATACATAATTCTTTAAAATACTTTTCAGTATGCGTTGTGGTAACAAATTAGTAATGGATTGCAACTTAAATTATAGATTACTATTTTTTGCCTCTTCCTCGTGTTTCAAGCTTATTACAACTGATATGATTTCATAAATGATTTGCGACTTTTTCCGGCTTAAAGCTGTTTAGATTTCAGGTGAAAGTACTTGAAAAATTAAGATTTAGTATTTCTAATTTGTTGCAAGAGTATTTCAGCAACATAAACTTCCTATAGAACCTTCCTTCAAAATTATAACATGCCTGATAATTAAAAAAAGGTAGACAAAGGTACACAAATGCGCCAAAAAATAATACCTTAATCAGATAGCAAGTGAGTCTCACATAATTCATAGATATATATTCATCAATATTTAGTAGTTTCCTCAAGATTCAATAATGTTACTCTAAAAATGcaacaattttaaaaaatttcactAAATACTTTGAAGGCTCCATGTGTATACTTTTTTATTCACTCAATTTACTTTATAATTCCCGAATTCGCTTCTCTCGAAAAAACTCTGAAACAATTTACTTCTAAATGAACGATGTTTTGTTTATTGACGAACACATTATGGTATGATTGGTTTATTCGGAGTGTACTTTTATTATACATATTAGCAAATTTAAAGCAACTGACATAGAAAACTATGAAAagaatttagttttcaataatTCGAATGAAACAATGTTTTCGTTTACTTTACTTTTATACTAACTTCGCTTTTACATCATTAGAATTTACTGAATAATATTCAAATTGGTGATCTATTACGTTATACTTAATTTGTGCTTTTTGTAAATGTTATTCGGATAGGCTCTAAATTTCTTGCAACGATGTTTTCATTCATCCTTCTCAAATCAGCATTTACAACATTATGAATTCCATCTCTAACATTCAATTTTCTCTGACTTCAACCTGACTCTCGTGATAAGATTCCTCTTACAAGGTCGACGCAGGTGACACATTATGCGGATTTCCACTTCTGGCATCGGCCCTTGTGAAAATAGAATTTAGAACGAATAATATTAAATCAGCAATATCAATAAACGGCATATGCTTAAATACAGACTGCTGCTGAATACAGACAGTATTATAAGAAGCTATTGGCTTCGTGAACTTAACACGAAAGGGAAGGTGTTAGTTACTTCCCGTTTAcatgaaatacatttttttctgaGGTGGCCGCCATCGTCAAATTGAAAGATAACAGATATTCATTAGCCAAAAAGATAAATTTCATAGTGTTGTGTGCAATCGTAACGCTCGCATATATCAGGGAAATTTAAAGTAGTCTAGAAAAGTAATGCTTACATTTGTCAATATATATTATCTTATCATTAACCATACAGTCTTACCTTGCACATTTCGTGATAAGATAACAAGCGGTAAAATAAGCTAGAACATTATCACGTAAATGAGAAATCTATATATTATGACACTTTTCATTCTTTTTCCAGATTTATGTAAACTCTAACACCACTCATTGCTGTGGTCTTCTGTTTAGTTTCCTTGCTTACTTCTCAATTTTCCTTTTAGCATGATGAATCCACATACGTCAGTTTCTTCTGGGGATTTATTCTCTTCTTGCGTTGAGTTTATTGCTACTTTCCAAAATACAAAAACCAACAATTTTTACACGCaatatatttcttttctttaagaTT includes:
- the LOC119647619 gene encoding nuclear envelope phosphatase-regulatory subunit 1 homolog isoform X2 — translated: MESSACEDLKAFERRLTEVVASYRPATIRWRIVLITISILTAIGAWFWLRDPKTSIVPLSESLCNHPVFFCATLTLIALFMFGIHKLVIAPQIITSRMRLVLADFNMSCDDTGKLILKPRPNNN
- the LOC119647619 gene encoding nuclear envelope phosphatase-regulatory subunit 1 homolog isoform X1 translates to MESSACEDLKAFERRLTEVVASYRPATIRWRIVLITISILTAIGAWFWLRDPKTSIVPLSESLCNHPVFFCATLTLIFIPVALFMFGIHKLVIAPQIITSRMRLVLADFNMSCDDTGKLILKPRPNNN